One part of the Suncus etruscus isolate mSunEtr1 chromosome 2, mSunEtr1.pri.cur, whole genome shotgun sequence genome encodes these proteins:
- the LOC126001902 gene encoding proline-rich protein 2-like has protein sequence MNNNVQRRAEGTSLRDAAHCARATDRPTGSSPFRLSPGKSQSASPGATSPGALGLRRRLHRGPQTRAPRSMQDAWVAVRALRGLLAGSGTRDRRTDGRTNWGDAPREAQSPALQSGGPAIRLRGWESRGCPPRQVGREARGLCGARAGPAAGLGLPGRAHPAALRCHRGDAARCRPAASSSARQIPAALPRAAPARGEGGRVPGPQGPPPPLRPYSRRLGRPPRTQPRPHPGSSPGCGGARPAPTRGPPLAPRHAERPDTRRRGRRGWHRAPRPRRPPPRRLFCRTKGCRRSPAAPATYPRKEGGRPAAPPPPRRAPAARGRGLRRRDAGTGRQPSPAQLSPAQPCPAAGH, from the coding sequence ATGAACAACAACGTTCAACGAAGAGCCGAAGGAACGTCACTGAGGGACGCAGCACATTGTGCAAGAGCCACCGACCGACCGACCGGGTCATCTCCATTCCGACTCTCCCCGGGCAAGTCCCAGTCCGCTTCCCCGGGCGCCACGTCCCCAGGCGCGCTCGGCCTCAGGAGGCGCCTCCATCGGGGCCCCCAAACCCGCGCGCCCCGCTCCATGCAGGACGCGTGGGTGGCGGTGCGCGCGCTGCGggggctcctggctggctcggggacccGGGACCgaaggacggacggacggacaaaCTGGGGCGACGCTCCCCGAGAGGCGCAGAGCCCCGCGCTGCAATCGGGCGGCCCCGCAATCAGGCTGCGGGGCTGGGAGAGCCGCGGGTGCCCCCCGCGACAGGTGGGGCGCGAGGCCCGAGGACTCTGCGGAGCGCGCGCAGGCCCAGCGGCCGGCCTGGGGCTCCCCGGGAGGGCGCACCCCGCAGCTCTGCGGTGCCACCGGGGAGACGCCGCACGCTGCCGCCCCGCAGCCAGCTCCAGCGCGCGCCAGATCCCCGCAGCTCTGCCGCGCGCCGCGCCCGCccgaggggagggagggagggtgcctGGGCCACAGGGCCCCCCGCCACCGCTGCGCCCTTACTCCCGGCGTCTGGGGCGCCCTCCCCGCACCCAGCCAAGGCCCCACCCTGGCTCCAGCCCCGGCTGCGGCGGCGCCCGGCCTGCGCCCACCCGAGGCCCGCCTCTGGCGCCCCGGCACGCGGAGAGGCCCGACACGCGGCGGAGGGGAAGGAGAGGCTGGCACCGGGCTCCCCggccccgccgcccgccgccccgcCGCCTTTTCTGCCGCACAAAAGGTTGCAGACGGAGCCCGGCCGCCCCCGCAACCTACccgaggaaggaaggggggaggcccgccgcgccgccgccgcctcgcCGCGCACCCGCGGCCCGAGGACGAGGGCTGCGGCGCCGAGATGCGGGCACAGGccgccagcccagcccagcccagctcagcccagcccagccctgcccagccGCCGGGCACTAG